ACGCCGAGAAAAAAGCCACGTTTGAGATTTACAAGTGCGGCGACAAGCTGTGCGGCAAAATCGTGACCCTGACCATCCCCAACGACCCGGCCACGGGCAAGCCCAAGACCGATTCACAAAACCCTGACCCTAAGCTCCGCAGCCGCCCGCGCCTGGGTTTGGTGTTCATGCAGGGCTTCAAATACGACGACGATAACAAGTGGGACGACGGCAAGATTTACGACCCGGAAACCGGCAAAACCTATTCGTGCTACATGAAAATGGAGAACGCCAATGCCATGGAGGTGAAGGGCTACATCGGCTTTTCGCTCATTGGAAAATCGCAAGCCTGGACGCGCGTGAAGTAAGCTATTTCCCATAAAAAAGCCAGCTTCTGCCCGGAAGCTGGCTTTTTTATGCCCGCCGCGGCGCCCAAAAGCCAGAAAAATATTAAAACTATTTGAAAACGCTGGGGGTTGCACTCCACTGTACCTTCTTATATTATATATTATACCCGTCCGTGCGGTCTTTCTTGCGCTCTTTGTTTTCGTCTGCCCCGTCTGCCGCTACCGGCGAGTGGCAGCCGTTTGCCCTCACGGCCGCGCAGGCCGCCCGGCACGCGCAGTGGGTAGATGGCCGCATCTACCGCAACTGGTTGGGGCCCTACTTCAAGGCCTACCACCTGCACCGCGGCGGCGCCGGCCGGCGCCACGGCTTGCGGGCCGAGCCGCTGCGCGAGGCAGGCCGCCAAGGCACCATGCTGTTTTACGACGACGAGGACTTCGGGGGGCCCGGCAACTTCCGGCACTTTTACGAGTACTTGGGCGAGCAGATGGTGGCCCTGGGCTACCACCGCGCCTGCGCCGACGAGTGCACCCGCCGCCACGAAAGCCTGCGCGAGCACACCTTTAAGCAGCTGTTTAAGCCGCCGCCCACCGACTGCCCCGACAGCGGGCAATGCAACCAGCGCTACGGCCTGGTCACGCTCGATTTAGTGAGCCTCAACGGCCAGCCCTTGTTCATTCGCGTGGCCACCAACCCCGTGTTGGGGCCCGACTTTACACCCGCCACGCCGTTTGAGGACTTGCTGCGCACAGTGTTCGACGCGCCACTGCCGACCCCCGAAGAGCGGGAAAAACGCCTGGCGTACATAACCTTGTAACTCACTGGGGCCCCGGGCGAACCTACTCGCGGGCGAAGCGTGCCTGGCCTAGTACTGCGCCGCTGCTACCGGTGAGGCGCAGCAGGTACAGGCCCGGCGCCAGGGCTTGGGTGACTACCTGGGCCCCGGTGGCCGGCACGGCCTGCACCGCCACGCGGCGGCCGGTGGCATCGAATACCTCGGCCGTGGCGGGGCCCGGCAGGGCGGGCAAGTGCAGCACCTCGTGGCACGGGTTGGGGAAGGCGCCGAGCGTGGGCCCGGCCGGGGCCCTGGCGCTCAACACCAACGAAGCGTCGGTGCCACTAGAATTGGCCAGCAGCAACAGGGCCCCGTCGGGATTGGCAGCGATGCTCACCACTTGGCGGGCGCCCACGGGCACGTCGAAGGCGTCGTCGGCTTGCGACAGGCGGCGGCGCAGGCGCTGCGAGGTGCCGTCGGTGAAGACGAGCAAGTAGTCCACGTCAAGGTCGAAGAACGGCGTGGCGGCGGGCTGCGACACGGTTTCGCGGGTGCGCACGGTGGCGGTGCTGCCCAGCTGGTACCAGCGCACGGCCAGCGAGGGGTAGCCCTGGCCCCGCACCCACTGCTGGAAAAAGTAGCCCAGTGGCCGCCCCGCCTCGGCCTCGAACACGGCCTGCAAATCGGCGGTGCGGGCCGTGCCGCCGGCAAAGCGCCGCTGGTAGGTTTGCAGGGCCCGGAAGAACTTGGCGTCGTCGTTCAGCAGGTTGCGCAGCATATGAATGACCAGGGCCCCCTTCTTGTAGCTCAGGTCGTAGCTGAAGATGCGGGCCACGTCGGTGGTGTCGGGCACCAGCACGCTGCCGGGGTTGCGCAGGGCGTAGCCCCGGGCCTGGTTGAGCCAGTTGGCGGGGTCGGCGGGCTGGCCAAAGGCTTGGTAGGAAAGGTATTCGCCGTACGACGCAAAGCCCTCGTTGAGCCAGATATCGGCCCAGCTGGCGCAGGTCACGTTGTCGCCAAACCACTGGTGGAACAGCTCGTGGGCCGTCAGCACGAAGTCGAAGCCGTCCTGGGTGGTCATCGTTTGGTGCTCCATGCCGCCGCCAAGGGGGGCCATGCTGTGCCCGTACTTCTCGGTGGCAAACGGGTAGGGCCCCACCAGCCGGGCGTAGTTTTCGATAAAGCCCGGCGTGCGGTCGATTTCGGCGCGGTAGAAGTTGAGGGCCGCCTGGTCGTACACGTAGTTCACGATGGGCACGCGGGGCCCCCCGGCGGGGCTGGCGTAGTTCACGTATTCGAGGTACGGGGCCACGGCCACCGAAATGAGGTAGTAGGCAATGGGTTGGCGCGATTTCCACTCGTAGCGCGCCCGGTTGCCGGGCAGCGGCACGGTGCGGGCCAGCACGCCGTTCGAGCCCACTTTGTTGGGCAGCGTGGTCGTCACCCACACGTCCGACGAGTCGGCCTTGTCCGTCAGCACCGGCTTGCACGGAAACCACTCGGGGGCCGCAAACGGCTCCGAGAGCGACCACAGCACCTGGTAGGGGTGCCGGGCCCCGGCGTAAGTCACGGCGTCGGCGCGGTCGAGGCCGTTGCCGATGGCGGCCGAACCCCCGCCGGCGTCGTGCGGGGCCGTGCCGTGGTAGTAGATGCGGGCGTCGGCCAGGGCCCCGGCCGGGGCGGGTGCGGCCAGGGCGGCGGTGGCCTCCGGGCCGGCGCGGCGCACCGCCGGGGCCCGGCGGCCGTTCACCACTACCGAATCGATGCGCAGCGTGGCCGCGCCGGCGGGGGCCCCGGCCGGCGCCTGGTACAGGTCGAAGGCCAATGAGTCGAGCGCCCGGGGCCCCACGCGCACGCGCAGCCAAGCCATGCCGGCCACGTCGCGCGAGGTGGGCTCCAGGGCCAGGTCGAGCTTGTAGTATGTTACGTCGTAGCGGGCCAGTTGGGCGCGGTGGCCCGCCGAGGCCGTAACCGCCAGCGTGCCCAGGCCCGTGCGCAAGCGCGCCGCGGCGCAGGCCCGCCCGCCGTCGGCCGGGCTGGGGCCGGGTTGCGCCCAGGCAGCTGGGGCCCCCAGCCAGCCAGCAAGAATGAGTAACCAGCGCCAGCGCAGCATGTTCATGGTCTTAAAATGGGTAGGGAGCAGGCCGTGCGGCCCGCGTGAGAGGTGCTGGAAAGATACGGCCGGGGGCCCAGCAAATGACCGCCGGCAAGGGCGAGCGGAAACCCGCGTGGCGGCTTGGGCAAAGGCGCAAAATAATCCCTTTTAAATGCCTTGTATTCTAATTATTTAGTTGGGTGCAAAGCCGAGATTGGGGCCCCAGCGGGGCAACGCCGCGCGCGGCGGGCCGTTGAAATGGAACATTCGCTTATTTTTTCCGCTTCCTCATGCCCTTCTCCCTTACCCGCGCCGCATTGCTGGCGGCTCTCCTGCCCGCCACCGCAGCCTTTGCCCAACAAGAAGTTCCCCCCGCCCGCACCCGGCCCCTCGGAGCCATCGAAACCACTCGCCAAGGCATTAAGCCGGTGCAAGTGGCGGCGTTTCCCGACCAGCGCGTGACCGGCGTCACGGTGTCGCGCCAGGGCCGCATCTTCGTCAACTTCCCCCTTTGGGAAGACGGGCACCGCGAGTCAGTGGCCGAAATTGTGCCCGGCCAGGCCCCGCGCCCCTACCCCGACGCCGCCTGGAATGCCGCCGTGACCGATCCCAAGGCCTCCGCCTCGCCCGCTGAGCGTTTCGTGTGCGTGCAGAGCGTGGTGGTGGACGACCAGGACCGGCTGTGGGTGCTCGACCCGGCCTCGCCCAAGTTCACGGGCGTGGTGCCCGGCGGGGCCAAGCTGGTGCAGTTCGACCTGGCCACCAACAAGCCCGTGCGCACCATCCTGTTCCCCGACAACGTGGCGCCATCGAAGAGCTACCTCAACGACGTGCGTTTTGATACCAAGCGCAACTTTGCTTACATCACCGACTCGGGCACCGGGGCCCTGGTGGTGCTCGATTTGAAAACCGGCAAGGCCCGCCGCGTGCTCGAAAACCACCCCTCGGTGCACCCCGAGCCGGGCTTTGACTTGGCCGTGAACGGCTACGTGCTGCGCGAGCCCGACGGCAAAAGGCCCAACTTCCAAGCCGACGGCATCGAGCTGAGCGCCGACGGCAACACGCTGTACTACACCGCGCTGATGGGCCGCACCATGTACCGCATTGGCACCGAGTTCCTGCGCAACGCCGCCCTAAGCCCGGCCCAATTGGCCACACACGTCGAGAAATTTGCCGTACCCAGCGCTTCCGACGGCTACGGCCGCGACGCGGCCGGCAACCTCTACACCTCGGGCATCGAGAACAACAGCATCCACCGCGTGACGCCCAATGGCCAGGTCTCCACCATTGCCCAGGGCCCCGAAATCTCGTGGCCCGACACGTTCGGCTACGGCCCCAACAACACGCTGTACTTCACCACCTCGCAAATCCAGACCCAGGACAAGTACCACGGCGGCAAAAGCACCCGCACCCAGCCCTACGCCCTGTGGAAGCTGGACCTGAACCAAGCCAAGTAACCAACATACTTGTTCCTGAATTAGAAAAAGAACGTCAGGCAGCGCGTAGCGAAGCATCTTTCCCAAGTAACCAATCCTGATTACTAGCGCAGAACAGGTACTTCGCTACGCGCTGCCTGACGTTCTTTTTTTGGACGGATCTTTATTCGGAGAAAACTCATAGGCCGTGGCGCGGCCTTCGTAGTCCGCATCGCTCGCTCCGTCCTACCGACTACCGTGCAGCGACGCGAACTACAGACTTCGGGCTGCTGCTCACTGAAAAGCCCCGCTGGCAGCTCCAGCGGGGCTTTTTTGGATCCGGCTGATCCAGCTGGCACGAGAGTCATAATTCTGTACGGCTACCAAAACAAGTTGCACGTATTCGGGTTGGCACATCATTAAGCTCATCAATCCTTCACGTTTATTTCGACGCTTGCTCCCGCTTGGGGCCCCAACCGCCGGCAGGTGCCACTGCCCTTGTGCTGGGCGGCCTGCTGGCGGTTTCCTGCTCCAAAGACGACAACGACGCGGCCCCGTTCGCGCCGGCCGCCGTCACGTTTTCTGCCGCCGGCCTCTTCCCCGAGGGCGTGCAGTACGACGCCAAAAACAGCGCCTTCCTGGTCAGCTCCCTCAGCACTGGCAACATCGGGCGGGTGAAGGACGATGGTACTTGCACGGTGCTGGCCCAGGGCAGCACCGCGGGCATCGTATCGGCGGTGGGCCTCAACCTCGACGACAGCCGCAACCGCGTGCTGGTCGCCTCGTCCAACAGCATGGCCCGCGACCGGGCGAAACTCGTGAGCCTCAACCGCGACAACGGCACGGTCAATTTCAACGTGGACTTGGGCGCCCTGCGCAGTTCGCCCAACCACTTCGCCAACGACGTGGCCGTGGACGGCCAGGGGAACGCCTACGTGACGGACAGCTTCGCGCCGGTCATCTACAAAGTGGACGCCCAGGGCGTGGCCACCGTGTTTCTGGACAACGCGCAGCTAGCGGGTGCTACGGGCGCGTTTGGCCTAAACGGCATCGTGTTTCATGCCGGTGCGGGCAGTGGATACCTATCTAGTGGCCAAAACTGACAACGGCACGTTATTCAAGGTGCCCATCAGCGCGCCGGCCACCTTCACCACCGTCGCCACCACCGGCCTCAACTTGGTGGGCGCCGACGGCATGCTGCTCCAAGACGACAATACGCTGCAAGTGGTGGCAGGTAGCCAGAGCCGCGTGTACCGCCTCACCAGCAGCAATAACTGAACCTCGGCCACGCTCTCGGGCACCTTCGCCACCACGGGCCAAGGCCCCACCACCATCACCCGCCGCAGCGGCGCCGACAGCTACGTGCTGTACGCCAACCTGGGCGCGATGGCCGTGCCGCCGGCCACATTCACCATCGGCAAAGTCACTTTCTAAAGCCCCTCACGCCGTTCTTAGTCGTGCCGAAACGGAGTACCACTCCGTCTTACAAGAGAGGCGGTTCCGCAATGGGACCGCCTTTTTTACAGTTTAGCGCAGCCGGCCACCGCAATGGCAATGCCGGTTTACGGTTGCGGCCGGCACTTGCGCCTGCCTTGCTCGCCTGACTTCGGCCACAAAAAAAGCTCCCTGCTGGCAGGAAGCTTTTTTTGTGACAATTAATTCCTAATCAGTTACTTAAAGCAAGGTATAACCAACTTAGTAAAACATCAGGAAGATGCCGAACAGCGCCACCCATAGCACGTCGATGAAGTGCCAGTAGGTGCACAGGGCCCGCAGCTGGCGGCGGTAGTAGGGGTTGCGGATGAACACGAGGTGGCGCACGGCGTCGCGGTCGGCGTGCAGCACGCGCAGCGCCAACGACAGCAGGTACAGCATGCCGCCGAGCAAGTGGGCCACGTGCAGGGCCGAGATAAAGTAGATAAACGTGCCGCTGGACTCGCCCTTGAACGGCAAGAACGGCAGCAGCTCGCGCCAGCCCAGCACCTGCAAGCCGGTGAAAATGCTGCCCAGCAGCAGCGTGGCCAGCAGGCACCGGCCGAGGGTGGCCAAATCGTCGCGGGCGTAGAGGCGCGGGGCCTGCGCCACCACGTAGCTGCTCACCAGCAGCACGATGGTGCTCAGGGAGAAAAAGCGCGGGAACGGGTGCGGGCTCGTGGGGGCCCCATTGGCGAGGCGGGCGCTGATGTAGAGCGCCGCCAGGATGGCAAACATCACGGTGATGGCCACCAGCCCCAGGTACAGGGCCACGAGCAGCGGCGGCAGCCGCTCGATGCGGGCAAACGCTGAAACGGGGGCCCCGGCCCGCACCTGGTTGTTGGAAGTATTGTCGGAATTCCTCATGAACGGAGACGAGCGAAACGGCACAGCGTCAGCAGTAAAACCAATTTGGGGCCCTTTGGTTTCACCCCGGCCGGGGCTAGCGAAAAAATGAGCCCAACTTCCCCAGCACCGCGCTAAGCGTAATTTTTGGACCGTTGCGGTCAGGCAAGCCAAAGGTGACGTATGTTTTACCCCCCACCCGCAGGTCGAGCACCAAGCCCAGTTGCCGGCCCAGGTCGTGGAGCTGCTGCAAGGGGTCGGGGCCGCTGCCTTTGGGCGGCTTGGGGGCCCCGGGCGGGCGCGGGGGGCCCGCCGTTAGCTCGTCGAGCACCTGCTGGCTGGGCACGTTCAAAATCAGGTACGTACCGGAGCCGGCCAGCTGCAGGGGCTGGCCATTCCAGGTGAGGACCAATTGGGCCTCTACTTCGAGGCCACTAGCCAAGGGGCTGGGGGTGGCCGCTGGGCGCGGGCGGGTCGATGCGCAAGGTGGGGGCCGGCTGGGGAGCGGGAGCGGCCTCGCCCTTGGTGCGGATGCGCAGCGAGCCGTTGAGGCGGTAGGTGCCGGCCGTGCCGTTGGGGTGGGGCACTTGCAGCTCCACTTGGTCGAAGGCCAGGTTCAGCTCGACGCCGCCGGAAAGTTTGGACAGCAGCGATGCCGCCGTGTCGGCCCAGGAAGGGGAATCAGCCATGGTTTGGGGGAGAGTTAAGGAGTAGAAGGTGAGCGCAAAGTACCGCGCTTCGCAGCCAAACGCAAGCTATTGGGTGAGGTTGCCCGGTTTAATAAGGGAACCACAAAGTAGGCTATTTGGCAAATTCGGAACCAACAATCTTTCCAGTCGCGGGGTCGAGTGTACAGAGAAAGCAGTCCCAAGTAGAAACCCGAATCATTTTACGACCTCCCACAAAGCCAGTAAAAAAATCTCCTGAATGCCGCTCTTCCGCTATCCATAAGCGCCCACCATCTAGCCCGTAAGCGTAGAGATTAAGGGTTGGCACCTCGCGAGAAAACTCCATCCAGTTATAAATAACCAGAAGTACCTCCTCGAACTGCTGTGTTTCGAGCACTTTGAATTCCATGCGCCAGGGCCATTACTGAACCCAAGTTTACGGCAATAAAGTCGGCTGACTTAGCCCTCTTCCGGTTGCTACTGCTCAAATCCGGGCCCAGCCCAGGGCCCCGGCGGGGCCCCGCAGCAGGCTAAAGCCGTCCGCTTCCCCCAGCACGGCCACCGGGGTGCGGGCCGGCCAGGCAGCCACGGGCACCGCGGCGGGCTGTGCGGCTACTTCGGTGGCGCCGGGCAGCAGCAGGCGGCGCAGTGGCGCGGCCTCGGCCGGGCGCACGGCGGCGGCGGGCACGTAGCCCGGCCGGCCGGCGGCGGTGCGCACCCGTAGCAGGCCCCCCTGCTGGCCCAGCACCAAAAGCGGCGTTTGGGCAGGCAGGCGCGGGCCCCTGGCTGTGGCGCCGGCCGTGGCGGCCAGGGGCCCGGCGGCGCGCAGGCGCACCCAAGCGCCGCGCAGGTCGGGGCCGGTGGGCGGGGCAGCAGCAGGGCTGGCGCGGCGCACAAAGGGGAGCGGATCGACGGCGCCGCGGCCGGCGCGGTAGATGCCAAAGTGCAGGTGCGGGGCCGTGGTGCGGGCGTTGCCGGTGTTGCCCACCAAGCCCAGGGTATCGCCGGGGCGCACGTGCTGGCCGGGCGTCACCAGCTGGCGGTCGAGGTGGGCGTAGTAGAGGTGCTCGTCGGTGCCGTCGGCGCTCAGCCACACTACATTGCCGCCCAGGCGGGTATTGCCCAGGCGCGTGACGGTGCCGGCCGCGGCGGCCACGGCGGGCGTGCCGCGGGGCGCAAAAATGTCGATGCCCTCGTGGCGGCGGGCCCCGCCGTCGCGGGCCACGCCCCAGAAGCTGCCGATGGCCGCGTCGGCCCGGCCCCGCACCGGGAAGGTGCCCAGGCTGGGCTCGCGGGTGAGGCGCAGGGTGTAGCGGCCGGCGGCCAGCAGCTCGGGCTGCACGCGCAGCAGGTGCTGGCCGCTGGCGTCGGCGCGGTAGCGGAAGTCGAGGGCGGCGGTGTCGGCGCTGGCCAGCGGCGCGGGGGCCCCGCCGGGGCCCACCTCAAAAGCATCGACAAACACGCGGGCCGTGCTGCCGGGGGCCAGCTCCAGGCGCACGCGCACCTGCTCGCCGGCCTGCACAGCAAAGCGGTAGCCGGCCGCCGCGGGCTGGCCGGGCAGGAAATACCCGGTTTCGGTGAAGGGCAGCGCCACCACCAGCGAGTCGCGCAGGGCGCGGTCGGCGGCGGCCAGCCAGGCCCGGCCGGCGGGGCCCCGGTCGAGGCCGGCCTGGCGCAAGCGGTGGGCGTAGGCCTCGTGCGGGGTGCGCTGCTGGAACAGCGCCTGCAAAGTTTGCTGCTTGCTGCACGCGCCCAACAGCAGCGCGGGCAGCCAAATAAGAAGGAAAAGGGGGCGGGAAAACAACTGGCGACGGGGCCGGGCAGCGGGGTAGTTCGTCCAAAAAAGCATCCCCCGCAACGCCGCCCGCACCGGGCAAGTTCGCCGGGGCCCCGGCCGCGGGCCGCTACCTTTGGGGCCCCACCTACCCGCTCTTCTTTGCCGTTTATGAAGCTCATCGAATGCCCCCGCGACGCCATGCAGGGCCTCCCAACTTTCGTCCCCACCGCCACCAAAACCGCTTACCTCAACGCCCTGCTGCGCGTGGGCTTCGACACGCTCGACTTCGGCTCGTTTGTCTCGCCGAAGGCCATTCCGCAGCTGCGCGACACGGCCGAAGTGCTGGCCGGGCTGGATTTGGGCGCCACGAAAACCAAGCTACTGGCCATCGTGGCCAACCGCCGCGGGGCCGAAACCGCCGTCCAGCACCCCGAAATCCACTACTTGGGCTTCCCGCTCTCGGTGTCGGAAACCTTTCAGCAGCGCAACACCAACCAAACCCGCGCCGGGGCCCTGGCCGACGTGGCCGCGATGCAGGAGTTGTGCACGCAGGCCGGCAAAACGCTGGTTGTATACCTGTCGATGGGCTTCGGCAACCCCTACGGCGACGCGTGGAGCCCGGCGCTGGTGGTGGATTTCACGGCGCAGCTGGCGGCGCTGGGCGTGCGCATCGTGGCGCCGTCCGACACGGTGGGCGTGGGCACGGCGGCCACCGTGGGGGCCCTGTTCGCGGAGCTGATTCCGGCCTTCCCGGGCATCGAGTTTGGGGCCCACCTGCACACGCTGCCCACCGCCTGGCGCGCCAACGTGGCCGCCGCCTACCAGGCAGGCTGCCGCCGCTTCGACGGGGCCCTGGGCGGCTTTGGTGGCTGCCCCATGGCCGCCGACGACCTGACAGGCAACGTGGCCACGGAGCACCTCATTGGCTTTTTGACGGAGCAAGGCGAGCCGCTGGGGTTAGACCTGGGGGCCCTGCAAGAAGCGCAGGCGCTGAGCACGGCGGTGTTTGGGGGTCATTAATTCGGTCTTTCTTCCGAAGCATTGGCAGTGGCGTGGGCGCTGCGGGTCTGCGCGTTGCATGATTGCAACCAAGCCGGCTAGCCGCGGCTCTACTCACCGGACCTTCACTTTTGCCGCATGAGAACCGTCGCCGCTCACTGCTTATTAAGCGCTTTGCTACTGGCCGCCAGCGGCTGCAAAAAGGACCAGGACGCCCAGGGGCCCTATGGCACCTGCGCCCCGCAAACCCAATCCGTGAAGTCCGCAACTGACGTCGAGGGCACTGTCCAATTCGACACTGCGGTGCAGCAATACGTCATCTACCGGGCCGTGCCGGGCACCTACGACTCGATGGACATCGGCGTGGTGTGCAGCACGCTGCCCGCCGATTTGCAAGTGGCCAACGCGCCGGTGCGTTTCAGCGGCACGTACCGCGACTACGGCAACGCGCCCCAGGCGGGCCCCGCCGGCCGGACGTATTATTACCTGGAGCTAACCAAAGTAACGGCCCGCTGAATGGGCGGCTGGCCGGGCCCGCTTACTTTTGCTTTATGCCCACGCCTGCGCCCATTGTCGATATTTTCGTGCCCTGTTTTGTTGACCAGCTCTACCCGGCTACGGCCCTGAGCATGGTCAAAATCCTGGAGGCCGTGGGCTGCCAGGTGCACTACAACCCGGCCCAGACTTGCTGCGGCCAGCCTGCCTACAACGCCGGCCACCTGGGCCCCGCTCGCGCCGTGGCCGCCAAGTTTATCGAAGATTTCACGCCCGCGCCCGCCGCCCCGGGGCCCCGCTACGTGGTCAGCCCCTCGGCCTCGTGCATCGGCATGGTGCGCAACAGCTTCACCGAGCTATTTGCCGGCCAGCCCGAGGCCGCCGCCTGCCGCCCCGTGCAGGCCCGCGCCTACGAGCTGACCGAGTTTTTGGTGGACGTGCTGGGCGTCACGGCCATTCCGGGGGCCCAGCTGGCGGGCGCCTACACCTACCACGATTCGTGCTCGGGGCTGCGGGAGTGCGGCATCGGCCCGGGGCCCCGGCAGCTGCTCGACGGTGTGACGGGCCTCACGCGCCGCGAAATGGCCGAAACCAGTACCTGCTGCGGCTTCGGCGGCACGTTCGCCGTCAAGTTCCAGGCCATTTCGGTGGCCATGGCCCAGCAGAAAGTCGAGCACGCCCTCGACACTGGCGCCGACTACATCATCAGCACCGACGTGAGCTGCCTCATGCACCTCGAAGCCTACATCAAGAAGGAAAAGTTGCCCCTCAAGTGCCTGCACATCGCCGATGTGCTGGCCAGCGGCTGGTAATTTGTAACGCAGAGGCCACGAGTCCGCGTGGTTGAATGGGTTGCGGCGTCGGGGCCCGCCAACGGGCAGCCAAGCCGGTGGGCACCACCCGCCCGGGGTTGGCCGTGAGCGTGCCCGCCAGCGTGGCCAGCAGGGCGCTTTTGCCCGCCCCGCTGGGACCCACCAGCGCCCAACGCTGGCCAGGCCCTGGGCCAGGTTGAGGCCAGTGAGCAGCGGCACTGGGATTCAGTTGACAGTTATCAGATAACAGTTATCAGTTAGGCCGTCATGCTGAGCGTAACGAAGCGGAGTTGAAGCATCTCTACTGCGGCACTAATTCAATCGATTAGTTTAGTCAGCGGTAGAGCTGCCTCGACTACGCGGACGCTAGATAATCATGACGGCCTAACTGCTCACTGATAACAGTTATCAGATAACTGCCTCTACAGCAGCTTCTGGATGCGGTCTTGCAGGCCGGGGGTGGCTTCTACGAGGGGCAGGCGCACGGTGGGCTCGCACACGCCCAGGGCGGCCAAGGCGGCCTTCACGCCCACGGGGTTGCTCTCCTCGTACATCAGCGGGTTGAGGGGCAGCAGTTGGAACAGCAGGCGGCGGGCCAGGGCAAAGTCGCTGGCCAGGGCGGCGCGGGTCATGTCGGAAAAGCGGCGCGGCCAGGCGTTGGCCATCACCGAAATGGCACCCACGGCCCCGGCTGTGGCAATGAGCGCGGGCGTCATCATGTCGTCGCCGCTCAGCAGGGCAAAGCCCGCCGGCTTCAGGGCCCCGATGGCTAGGCATTGCTCCAAATTGCCGCTGGCCTCCTTGATGCCCACGATGTTGTGGT
This genomic stretch from Hymenobacter sp. PAMC 26628 harbors:
- a CDS encoding SMP-30/gluconolactonase/LRE family protein codes for the protein MGPQPPAGATALVLGGLLAVSCSKDDNDAAPFAPAAVTFSAAGLFPEGVQYDAKNSAFLVSSLSTGNIGRVKDDGTCTVLAQGSTAGIVSAVGLNLDDSRNRVLVASSNSMARDRAKLVSLNRDNGTVNFNVDLGALRSSPNHFANDVAVDGQGNAYVTDSFAPVIYKVDAQGVATVFLDNAQLAGATGAFGLNGIVFHAGAGSGYLSSGQN
- a CDS encoding hydroxymethylglutaryl-CoA lyase, which gives rise to MKLIECPRDAMQGLPTFVPTATKTAYLNALLRVGFDTLDFGSFVSPKAIPQLRDTAEVLAGLDLGATKTKLLAIVANRRGAETAVQHPEIHYLGFPLSVSETFQQRNTNQTRAGALADVAAMQELCTQAGKTLVVYLSMGFGNPYGDAWSPALVVDFTAQLAALGVRIVAPSDTVGVGTAATVGALFAELIPAFPGIEFGAHLHTLPTAWRANVAAAYQAGCRRFDGALGGFGGCPMAADDLTGNVATEHLIGFLTEQGEPLGLDLGALQEAQALSTAVFGGH
- a CDS encoding cytochrome c oxidase subunit 3; its protein translation is MRNSDNTSNNQVRAGAPVSAFARIERLPPLLVALYLGLVAITVMFAILAALYISARLANGAPTSPHPFPRFFSLSTIVLLVSSYVVAQAPRLYARDDLATLGRCLLATLLLGSIFTGLQVLGWRELLPFLPFKGESSGTFIYFISALHVAHLLGGMLYLLSLALRVLHADRDAVRHLVFIRNPYYRRQLRALCTYWHFIDVLWVALFGIFLMFY
- a CDS encoding (Fe-S)-binding protein, with translation MPTPAPIVDIFVPCFVDQLYPATALSMVKILEAVGCQVHYNPAQTCCGQPAYNAGHLGPARAVAAKFIEDFTPAPAAPGPRYVVSPSASCIGMVRNSFTELFAGQPEAAACRPVQARAYELTEFLVDVLGVTAIPGAQLAGAYTYHDSCSGLRECGIGPGPRQLLDGVTGLTRREMAETSTCCGFGGTFAVKFQAISVAMAQQKVEHALDTGADYIISTDVSCLMHLEAYIKKEKLPLKCLHIADVLASGW
- a CDS encoding M23 family metallopeptidase, producing MFSRPLFLLIWLPALLLGACSKQQTLQALFQQRTPHEAYAHRLRQAGLDRGPAGRAWLAAADRALRDSLVVALPFTETGYFLPGQPAAAGYRFAVQAGEQVRVRLELAPGSTARVFVDAFEVGPGGAPAPLASADTAALDFRYRADASGQHLLRVQPELLAAGRYTLRLTREPSLGTFPVRGRADAAIGSFWGVARDGGARRHEGIDIFAPRGTPAVAAAAGTVTRLGNTRLGGNVVWLSADGTDEHLYYAHLDRQLVTPGQHVRPGDTLGLVGNTGNARTTAPHLHFGIYRAGRGAVDPLPFVRRASPAAAPPTGPDLRGAWVRLRAAGPLAATAGATARGPRLPAQTPLLVLGQQGGLLRVRTAAGRPGYVPAAAVRPAEAAPLRRLLLPGATEVAAQPAAVPVAAWPARTPVAVLGEADGFSLLRGPAGALGWARI
- a CDS encoding M1 family aminopeptidase, encoding MNMLRWRWLLILAGWLGAPAAWAQPGPSPADGGRACAAARLRTGLGTLAVTASAGHRAQLARYDVTYYKLDLALEPTSRDVAGMAWLRVRVGPRALDSLAFDLYQAPAGAPAGAATLRIDSVVVNGRRAPAVRRAGPEATAALAAPAPAGALADARIYYHGTAPHDAGGGSAAIGNGLDRADAVTYAGARHPYQVLWSLSEPFAAPEWFPCKPVLTDKADSSDVWVTTTLPNKVGSNGVLARTVPLPGNRARYEWKSRQPIAYYLISVAVAPYLEYVNYASPAGGPRVPIVNYVYDQAALNFYRAEIDRTPGFIENYARLVGPYPFATEKYGHSMAPLGGGMEHQTMTTQDGFDFVLTAHELFHQWFGDNVTCASWADIWLNEGFASYGEYLSYQAFGQPADPANWLNQARGYALRNPGSVLVPDTTDVARIFSYDLSYKKGALVIHMLRNLLNDDAKFFRALQTYQRRFAGGTARTADLQAVFEAEAGRPLGYFFQQWVRGQGYPSLAVRWYQLGSTATVRTRETVSQPAATPFFDLDVDYLLVFTDGTSQRLRRRLSQADDAFDVPVGARQVVSIAANPDGALLLLANSSGTDASLVLSARAPAGPTLGAFPNPCHEVLHLPALPGPATAEVFDATGRRVAVQAVPATGAQVVTQALAPGLYLLRLTGSSGAVLGQARFARE
- a CDS encoding DUF2147 domain-containing protein translates to MKKLLFLLVVLALAGSRFASAQTMSPLGVWTNAEKKATFEIYKCGDKLCGKIVTLTIPNDPATGKPKTDSQNPDPKLRSRPRLGLVFMQGFKYDDDNKWDDGKIYDPETGKTYSCYMKMENANAMEVKGYIGFSLIGKSQAWTRVK
- a CDS encoding L-dopachrome tautomerase-related protein; protein product: MPFSLTRAALLAALLPATAAFAQQEVPPARTRPLGAIETTRQGIKPVQVAAFPDQRVTGVTVSRQGRIFVNFPLWEDGHRESVAEIVPGQAPRPYPDAAWNAAVTDPKASASPAERFVCVQSVVVDDQDRLWVLDPASPKFTGVVPGGAKLVQFDLATNKPVRTILFPDNVAPSKSYLNDVRFDTKRNFAYITDSGTGALVVLDLKTGKARRVLENHPSVHPEPGFDLAVNGYVLREPDGKRPNFQADGIELSADGNTLYYTALMGRTMYRIGTEFLRNAALSPAQLATHVEKFAVPSASDGYGRDAAGNLYTSGIENNSIHRVTPNGQVSTIAQGPEISWPDTFGYGPNNTLYFTTSQIQTQDKYHGGKSTRTQPYALWKLDLNQAK